A genomic window from Rhodococcus sp. KBS0724 includes:
- a CDS encoding iron-siderophore ABC transporter substrate-binding protein, with protein sequence MKIRSLTLLFVTAMALTSCASNTTDSTAEGGADGGAFPVTIDTKFGAVAIESQPERVVALGWGDAETALALGAQPVGASDWLAFGGDGVGPWAQGLYKNPPELIGTMEPSFEALAALAPDLILDTKSSGDKSRNDLLAKIAPTVGMPAGSDAYLTSLDDQVTSVATALGVPAKGEDLLAQIDSQYAEAKTAYPEFAGKTVTVIAYTSEGWGAYVTGDSRVDFMTELGFVNNPRVQAVPTENFFIPVSEENLDMLDADFVIGLPIYMPTTDVTNNALFQQIPAVKDGRFIVLDSDSDISAAFSTNSVLSIPFALEQLVPLVAERVS encoded by the coding sequence ATGAAAATTCGCTCCCTAACCTTGCTGTTCGTCACCGCGATGGCTCTGACGTCGTGCGCCTCGAACACGACTGACTCCACGGCCGAAGGGGGCGCAGACGGTGGCGCGTTCCCGGTGACCATCGACACCAAATTCGGTGCGGTAGCCATCGAATCCCAGCCGGAACGGGTGGTGGCGCTCGGCTGGGGCGACGCCGAGACGGCTCTTGCGCTCGGAGCTCAGCCGGTGGGTGCCAGCGACTGGCTCGCGTTCGGCGGCGACGGCGTCGGACCGTGGGCGCAGGGGTTGTACAAGAACCCACCAGAACTGATCGGCACCATGGAGCCGTCCTTCGAAGCGCTCGCGGCTCTGGCTCCCGACCTGATCCTCGACACGAAGAGTTCCGGGGACAAGAGTCGAAACGACCTACTCGCGAAGATCGCTCCGACAGTCGGTATGCCGGCGGGAAGTGACGCCTACCTCACATCACTCGACGACCAGGTGACATCGGTCGCGACGGCACTCGGTGTGCCGGCGAAAGGCGAAGATCTACTCGCTCAGATCGACTCGCAGTACGCGGAAGCGAAGACCGCATATCCGGAGTTCGCCGGGAAGACCGTCACCGTGATCGCCTACACATCCGAAGGGTGGGGTGCCTACGTGACGGGCGACTCGCGAGTCGACTTCATGACCGAACTCGGATTCGTGAACAATCCGCGAGTTCAGGCCGTGCCCACCGAGAACTTTTTCATTCCGGTCTCCGAGGAGAACCTGGACATGCTCGACGCAGACTTCGTTATCGGGTTGCCGATCTACATGCCGACCACGGACGTCACGAACAACGCTCTGTTCCAGCAGATCCCGGCCGTCAAGGACGGACGCTTCATCGTCCTCGACAGTGACTCGGATATCTCCGCCGCATTTTCGACGAATTCGGTGCTGTCCATACCGTTTGCGCTCGAGCAGTTGGTTCCACTTGTCGCCGAACGCGTTTCCTGA
- a CDS encoding citrate synthase 2: MAASAAIPDDFVSGLEGVVAFTSDIAEPDKDGGALRYRGVDIEDLVGQKVTFGNVWALLVDGRFGPGLPPAEPFPLPIHTGDVRVDVQAGLAMLAPIWGYEPLLDIDDDTARDQLARASVMALSYVAQSARGIYQPAVPQKRIDEAKTVTERFMVRWKGEPDPAHVEAIDAYWVSAAEHGMNASTFTARVIASTGADVAASLSGAIGAMSGPLHGGAPARVLPMIEETEKTGDARALVKGILDRKEKLMGFGHRVYRAEDPRARVLRATAKRLNAPRYEAAAALEQAALAELRERRPDRAIETNVEFWAAVILDFAEVPAHMMPAMFTCGRTAGWCAHILEQKRLGKLVRPAAIYTGPAPRTPESVEGWDQISHA; this comes from the coding sequence ATGGCAGCGAGCGCAGCAATACCGGACGATTTTGTGAGCGGACTCGAAGGCGTTGTCGCCTTCACCAGCGATATCGCCGAACCTGACAAGGACGGCGGCGCTCTGCGCTACCGCGGCGTCGACATCGAAGACCTGGTCGGCCAGAAGGTAACCTTCGGCAACGTCTGGGCACTACTCGTCGACGGCCGTTTCGGCCCCGGCCTGCCGCCGGCCGAGCCGTTCCCCCTCCCCATCCACACCGGTGACGTCCGCGTCGATGTCCAGGCCGGACTGGCGATGCTGGCACCCATCTGGGGTTACGAGCCACTCCTCGACATCGATGACGACACCGCTCGCGATCAGCTCGCCCGCGCGTCCGTCATGGCTCTGTCGTACGTCGCGCAGTCCGCTCGCGGCATCTACCAGCCGGCAGTTCCGCAGAAGCGCATCGACGAGGCCAAGACGGTCACGGAACGCTTCATGGTTCGCTGGAAGGGTGAGCCCGATCCGGCACACGTCGAGGCAATCGACGCGTACTGGGTCTCGGCAGCCGAGCACGGCATGAACGCCTCCACCTTCACCGCCCGAGTCATCGCCTCCACCGGCGCCGACGTTGCGGCATCCCTCTCCGGCGCCATCGGCGCGATGTCCGGCCCGCTGCACGGCGGCGCACCGGCTCGCGTGCTCCCGATGATCGAAGAGACCGAGAAGACCGGCGACGCCCGCGCACTGGTCAAGGGAATCCTGGACCGCAAGGAAAAGCTCATGGGCTTCGGGCACCGCGTTTACCGCGCCGAAGATCCCCGTGCACGCGTGCTCCGCGCCACCGCCAAGCGCCTCAATGCTCCCCGCTACGAGGCTGCCGCAGCGCTCGAGCAGGCTGCACTCGCCGAACTGCGTGAGCGTCGTCCCGATCGCGCGATCGAGACCAACGTCGAGTTCTGGGCTGCAGTCATTCTCGACTTCGCCGAGGTTCCCGCGCACATGATGCCGGCCATGTTCACGTGTGGTCGCACCGCTGGTTGGTGCGCGCACATCCTCGAGCAGAAGCGTCTGGGCAAGCTTGTTCGCCCGGCAGCTATCTACACCGGCCCGGCACCGCGCACACCGGAGTCCGTCGAGGGCTGGGACCAGATCAGCCACGCGTAA
- the pdxH gene encoding pyridoxamine 5'-phosphate oxidase, whose protein sequence is MSKERQDPVVVNSELAAMRVGYPQPGSESEAVHDRMRVELDVSAVADGWLSLMRQWLLDAVEADAPEPNAMTLSTLDEHGHPTSRTVLCKGLSEDGVLFFTNYRSDKARQLDAHPYASANFTWLTLARQVIVRGAVEHVSPQVTQEYWRTRPRGSQLGAWASHQSQPVESRAVLDEQLREVAARFGVDGEIPVPPHWGGILIRPESVEFWQGRANRMHNRVRTTVVDGQWSAVRLQP, encoded by the coding sequence GTGTCGAAGGAACGTCAGGACCCGGTGGTGGTGAACAGTGAACTCGCTGCGATGCGTGTGGGGTACCCGCAACCAGGCAGTGAATCCGAGGCGGTACACGATCGGATGCGCGTCGAGTTGGACGTAAGTGCGGTCGCCGACGGTTGGTTGTCGCTGATGCGGCAGTGGCTGCTGGACGCCGTCGAGGCGGATGCGCCGGAACCGAATGCGATGACGCTCTCCACCCTCGACGAGCACGGCCACCCCACATCGCGGACCGTGTTGTGCAAGGGACTCTCCGAGGATGGCGTTCTCTTCTTCACCAACTACCGTTCGGACAAGGCCAGGCAACTCGACGCCCATCCGTATGCGTCGGCTAATTTCACCTGGCTGACCCTGGCCCGTCAGGTTATCGTTCGAGGAGCTGTGGAGCACGTGAGTCCGCAAGTTACACAAGAGTATTGGCGAACCCGTCCGCGGGGTTCGCAGCTCGGCGCGTGGGCGTCCCATCAGTCGCAGCCCGTCGAATCACGTGCAGTCTTGGACGAACAACTCCGTGAGGTGGCCGCGCGCTTCGGCGTCGACGGCGAGATTCCCGTGCCGCCGCACTGGGGCGGGATTCTGATCCGGCCGGAGTCTGTCGAGTTCTGGCAGGGCCGCGCCAACCGTATGCACAATCGGGTCCGCACCACCGTCGTCGACGGTCAGTGGTCCGCAGTTCGTCTCCAACCGTGA
- a CDS encoding MFS transporter: MRRVLADTTPLENLDYRRLWIAGIVTVIGAQLSVVAVPQQVYEITRSSAYVGLTGIFGLVPLIVFGLWGGALADVMDRRRLLMITTVGLGVTSVLLWIQAALGVNNVWLVLVLFSVQQAFFAVNQPTRAAIIPRLIPGRQLPAANSLNMTVVQFGAIAGPMLAGVLIPTAGLQLLYLLDSIFLLATLWAVWKLPAIPPTGTSRRAGLSEVLGGFAYLATQKVLLASFVVDIIAMVFGMSRALFPEIAHESFGDPVTGGFALGLLFAAMSAGAVLGGVFSGWLPRVQYQGRAILVCIALWGLSMVGFGTAVYYASPGSGAILLWVAVVFLAFGGAVDMISAAFRSTMLQQVATDDMRGRLQGVFIVVVAGGPRIGDVVHGGAAFLFGTGVAAAGGGVLVVIGVVVATLMFPTFAAYKVGRAV, encoded by the coding sequence GTGAGGCGGGTTCTCGCGGACACGACTCCGCTCGAAAATCTCGACTACCGCCGGCTGTGGATCGCCGGCATCGTCACCGTTATCGGCGCCCAGCTCAGCGTTGTGGCCGTCCCGCAGCAGGTGTACGAGATCACCAGAAGCTCGGCGTACGTCGGCCTGACGGGAATCTTCGGTCTTGTTCCGTTGATCGTTTTCGGTTTGTGGGGCGGTGCCCTCGCCGACGTGATGGATCGACGACGGCTGCTGATGATCACGACGGTCGGACTCGGTGTCACGTCGGTGTTGCTGTGGATCCAGGCGGCGCTCGGGGTGAACAACGTCTGGCTCGTACTCGTGCTGTTCTCCGTGCAGCAGGCATTCTTCGCGGTCAATCAGCCGACACGCGCGGCGATCATTCCGCGGTTGATTCCAGGTAGACAGCTGCCTGCCGCGAACTCACTGAACATGACGGTCGTGCAATTCGGTGCGATCGCGGGACCGATGCTGGCCGGCGTGCTCATTCCGACGGCTGGGCTGCAACTGCTGTATCTGCTGGACTCGATCTTCCTGCTCGCCACGTTGTGGGCGGTGTGGAAGCTGCCGGCGATTCCGCCGACAGGGACGTCGCGACGGGCCGGTCTGAGCGAGGTCCTCGGCGGCTTTGCCTATCTGGCTACACAGAAGGTGCTGCTCGCGTCGTTTGTCGTCGACATCATCGCGATGGTGTTCGGTATGTCGCGCGCATTGTTCCCGGAAATCGCGCACGAATCGTTCGGTGATCCTGTCACCGGCGGCTTTGCGCTCGGTCTGTTGTTCGCGGCGATGTCTGCGGGTGCTGTTCTCGGTGGTGTGTTCTCGGGATGGTTACCGCGAGTGCAATATCAGGGGCGGGCGATTCTGGTCTGCATAGCTCTGTGGGGACTGTCGATGGTCGGCTTCGGCACGGCGGTGTACTACGCAAGTCCTGGATCCGGCGCGATTCTGCTGTGGGTTGCGGTGGTATTCCTCGCGTTCGGCGGCGCCGTCGACATGATCTCGGCTGCCTTCCGCAGCACGATGCTCCAGCAAGTGGCCACCGACGACATGCGTGGCCGGCTTCAGGGCGTGTTCATCGTGGTTGTCGCGGGCGGTCCGCGTATCGGCGACGTAGTGCACGGCGGTGCCGCATTCCTGTTCGGAACGGGAGTGGCGGCGGCCGGTGGTGGCGTTCTGGTGGTAATCGGCGTCGTCGTGGCGACACTCATGTTCCCGACATTTGCCGCTTACAAGGTGGGACGCGCCGTCTGA
- a CDS encoding aldose 1-epimerase family protein, producing MTQPHSTGKGGFEIRGGGYRAEIAAAGAGLRLLDHEGPSGKRALTETWELGSKPPLSAGLVLAPWPNRIRDGHFMFDGIEHQLEITEPDLNNASHGFVRRRNWNLVDHTFDRVELSVDVGLHKGWPYPLVLSIVYSVDETGLTVTHTATNKGATPSPFGLGIHPFIRVGDFPLDECSLHLAAGTRLPIDPERMLPNAYSQAVEGTEFDFRTPRPLEGLQLDTPFSALDVVDGSGRTQHELLAPDGTGTALWTTREFPWIQAFIADPANGKGYPDRGRALALEPMTCPPDAFNSGIDMLILGPGETWSGVWGIRAV from the coding sequence ATGACGCAACCGCACAGCACGGGCAAGGGCGGCTTCGAGATCCGTGGTGGGGGTTATCGCGCCGAAATCGCGGCAGCCGGAGCAGGTTTGCGATTGCTCGATCACGAGGGGCCGTCCGGCAAACGCGCGCTCACCGAAACCTGGGAACTGGGATCGAAACCACCATTGTCCGCCGGGTTGGTACTGGCGCCGTGGCCCAATCGGATTCGGGACGGGCACTTCATGTTCGACGGTATCGAGCATCAACTCGAGATCACGGAACCGGACCTGAACAACGCCAGCCACGGTTTTGTGCGTCGTCGCAATTGGAACCTCGTCGATCACACCTTCGATCGCGTCGAACTGTCGGTGGACGTCGGGCTGCACAAAGGATGGCCGTACCCCCTTGTTCTGTCGATCGTCTATTCGGTGGACGAAACAGGATTGACGGTTACCCACACCGCGACGAACAAGGGCGCAACACCGTCGCCCTTCGGGCTGGGCATCCATCCGTTCATCCGCGTCGGTGATTTCCCGCTCGACGAGTGCTCACTGCACCTGGCTGCGGGAACACGGTTGCCGATCGATCCGGAGCGGATGCTGCCCAACGCGTATTCGCAGGCCGTCGAGGGTACGGAATTCGATTTCCGGACCCCGCGCCCACTCGAAGGTCTGCAGTTGGACACACCGTTCAGTGCGTTGGACGTGGTCGACGGTAGCGGCCGCACTCAGCATGAGTTGCTTGCGCCGGACGGGACCGGGACGGCTCTGTGGACGACGCGGGAGTTCCCGTGGATTCAAGCCTTCATCGCAGATCCCGCAAACGGTAAGGGCTACCCCGACCGTGGTCGGGCTTTGGCACTCGAACCGATGACGTGCCCACCGGACGCTTTCAACTCGGGAATCGACATGTTGATTCTCGGCCCAGGCGAAACGTGGTCAGGCGTGTGGGGGATCCGTGCGGTGTGA
- a CDS encoding citrate synthase produces MPADNDTKPTLTYPGGEHTMSIARATEGNDGIELGKLLADTGYTTLDPGFVNTASTSSAITYIDGEKGILRYRGYPIEQLAGKSTFIEVSYLLIYGELPTDAQLESFTDRIRRHTLLHEDLKRFFDGFPRNAHPMPVLSSAVNALSAYYQDSLDPEDPEQVELSTIRLLAKLPTIAAYAYKKSVGQPFLYPDNSLNLVENFMRMTFGFPAEPYQGDPEIAKALDMLLILHADHEQNCSTSTVRMVGSSDANLFTSVSAGINALWGPLHGGANQAVLEMLDDIKANGSTAAEFVRKVKNKEDGVKLMGFGHRVYRNYDPRAALVRETAHNILGKLGGDDELLNIAMQLEEAALTDDYFIERKLYPNVDFYTGLIYRAMGFPPRMFTVLFAMGRLPGWIAHWREMHEDPATKIGRPRQIYTGYTERDYRDITSR; encoded by the coding sequence GTGCCCGCTGACAATGACACAAAGCCCACGCTTACTTACCCCGGTGGTGAGCACACGATGTCCATTGCCAGGGCAACCGAGGGCAATGACGGCATCGAACTGGGAAAGCTGCTGGCAGATACGGGGTACACCACCCTTGACCCCGGCTTTGTTAACACCGCATCCACCAGTTCCGCAATTACCTACATCGACGGCGAGAAGGGAATCCTGCGCTACCGCGGATACCCCATCGAGCAGTTGGCAGGTAAGTCCACCTTCATCGAGGTCAGCTACCTGCTGATCTACGGTGAGCTACCGACCGACGCACAGCTCGAGTCCTTCACGGACCGCATCCGTCGCCACACTCTGCTCCACGAAGACCTCAAGCGGTTCTTCGACGGATTCCCGCGCAACGCACACCCGATGCCGGTTCTTTCCTCCGCAGTCAACGCGCTCTCCGCGTACTACCAGGATTCCCTGGACCCGGAGGACCCGGAACAGGTGGAACTCTCCACCATTCGCCTTCTCGCGAAGCTGCCGACCATCGCGGCCTACGCGTACAAGAAGTCCGTCGGACAGCCGTTCCTGTACCCGGACAACTCGCTGAACCTGGTCGAGAACTTCATGCGCATGACGTTCGGCTTCCCGGCCGAGCCGTACCAGGGTGATCCCGAGATCGCCAAGGCACTCGACATGCTGCTCATCCTGCACGCAGACCACGAGCAGAACTGCTCCACGTCCACCGTGCGCATGGTCGGCTCTTCCGACGCGAACCTCTTCACCTCGGTGTCCGCCGGCATCAACGCACTGTGGGGCCCGCTGCACGGCGGCGCCAACCAGGCCGTGCTCGAGATGCTCGACGACATCAAGGCAAACGGCAGCACCGCAGCCGAGTTCGTCCGCAAGGTCAAGAACAAGGAAGACGGCGTGAAGCTCATGGGCTTCGGGCACCGCGTCTACCGCAACTACGACCCGCGCGCCGCGCTGGTCCGCGAGACCGCGCACAACATCCTCGGCAAGCTCGGCGGCGACGACGAACTGCTCAACATCGCCATGCAGCTCGAAGAAGCCGCCCTCACGGACGACTACTTCATCGAGCGCAAGCTGTACCCGAACGTCGACTTCTACACGGGTCTGATCTACCGCGCGATGGGCTTCCCGCCCCGCATGTTCACCGTGCTCTTCGCCATGGGCCGCCTGCCCGGCTGGATTGCACACTGGCGTGAAATGCACGAGGATCCGGCCACGAAGATCGGCCGCCCCCGCCAGATCTACACCGGCTACACCGAGCGCGACTACAGAGACATTACGTCCCGCTGA
- a CDS encoding FKBP-type peptidyl-prolyl cis-trans isomerase produces the protein MSSKPVIEFQEGPAPTDLVIKDLVVGEGAEAVPGGTVDVHYVGVEFESGEEFDSSWSRGESIQFPLRGLIKGWQDGIPGMKVGGRRQLTIPPELAYGPAGAGHQLSGKTLVFVIDLLDAK, from the coding sequence ATGAGTAGCAAGCCCGTAATCGAGTTTCAGGAAGGCCCCGCGCCGACCGACCTGGTCATCAAGGACCTGGTTGTCGGAGAAGGCGCCGAAGCCGTTCCCGGCGGAACCGTCGACGTTCACTACGTCGGTGTCGAGTTCGAATCCGGTGAAGAGTTCGACTCTTCCTGGAGCCGCGGCGAGTCCATTCAGTTCCCGCTTCGCGGCCTGATCAAGGGCTGGCAGGACGGAATCCCCGGCATGAAGGTCGGCGGACGCCGTCAGCTCACCATCCCGCCGGAGCTGGCATACGGCCCCGCCGGTGCAGGACACCAGCTTTCCGGCAAGACCTTGGTCTTCGTGATCGATCTGCTGGACGCCAAGTAA
- a CDS encoding ABC transporter permease — protein sequence MNSTMTIDSAVMLRRNLKHVLRSPDSMITAIALPVMLMLLFVYVFGGAINTGTEYIDYVVPGIILLCAGFGASTTAVSVSSDMKDGIIDRFRTLAISPSSVLTGHVLASVVRNVLTTAIVVVVALIMGFRPTSDPVRWLGVGAVIIAFVFAMSYLSTALGLLAQNPEAASGFTFAIMFLPYVSTAFVPAETMPSWLQGFARHQPVTPIIETVRGLLMGTPIGNSAVIALAWCVGIAAAGFVWSNWLYRRKTAR from the coding sequence ATGAACTCCACCATGACCATCGATTCCGCGGTGATGCTGCGCCGAAATCTCAAACACGTTCTACGCAGTCCTGATTCGATGATCACCGCAATAGCCCTGCCGGTCATGCTCATGCTGCTGTTCGTCTACGTCTTCGGCGGGGCCATCAACACCGGCACCGAATACATCGACTACGTCGTGCCGGGCATCATTCTGCTGTGCGCCGGTTTCGGCGCGTCGACCACCGCGGTCAGCGTCTCGAGTGACATGAAAGACGGGATCATCGACCGCTTCCGAACGCTGGCGATCAGTCCGTCCTCCGTGCTGACCGGACATGTGCTGGCCAGCGTCGTCCGCAATGTACTGACTACGGCGATCGTTGTCGTCGTCGCTCTGATCATGGGATTTCGGCCGACCAGCGATCCGGTGCGCTGGCTCGGCGTCGGCGCGGTAATCATCGCCTTCGTATTCGCCATGTCGTACCTCTCGACGGCCCTGGGACTCCTGGCCCAGAACCCGGAGGCGGCAAGCGGATTCACCTTCGCCATCATGTTCCTGCCCTACGTCAGCACCGCCTTCGTGCCGGCCGAGACCATGCCGTCGTGGCTGCAAGGGTTTGCAAGGCACCAGCCGGTGACCCCGATCATCGAGACGGTGCGCGGCCTCTTGATGGGCACGCCGATCGGGAACAGCGCCGTCATCGCACTCGCATGGTGCGTGGGCATCGCCGCTGCGGGATTTGTGTGGTCGAACTGGCTCTACCGCCGAAAGACGGCGCGCTGA
- a CDS encoding ATP-binding cassette domain-containing protein, protein MPGTIPAISVRGLRKRYGDQQVLNGLDLSVPAGSVYALLGANGAGKTTAVRILTTLIPFDAGKVTVAGHSLPGDPQNVRRRISVTGQYAAVDTLLTGSENLTLLGELNHLGRKNSRRRAEELLDQFDLTDFGDKRAGDYSGGMLRRLDIAMSLVAKPDVVFLDEPTTGLDPRSRHEMWSIVRGLTASGVTIFLTTQYLDEADELADTVGVVSGGRLVAEGTPEELKRLVPGGHVALQFENLAQLDLAAASLPQAHSNAETLTLHIPSDGAVPSIKAILDSIDDPSITVEKFSVHTPDLDDVFFALTGSGQPEIASVR, encoded by the coding sequence ATGCCAGGAACGATCCCCGCAATCTCGGTCCGCGGACTTCGCAAGCGCTACGGCGATCAGCAGGTTCTGAATGGACTCGATCTGTCGGTCCCGGCCGGATCGGTGTACGCCCTCCTCGGAGCGAACGGTGCCGGAAAGACAACGGCCGTAAGAATTCTCACCACCCTCATTCCCTTCGACGCCGGCAAGGTCACCGTCGCCGGCCATTCACTGCCTGGCGATCCCCAGAACGTTCGCCGACGCATCAGCGTCACCGGGCAGTACGCTGCCGTCGACACACTCCTGACCGGATCCGAGAACCTGACCCTCCTGGGCGAGCTGAATCACCTGGGCCGGAAGAACTCCCGGCGACGTGCCGAGGAACTGCTCGACCAGTTCGACCTGACGGACTTCGGCGACAAGCGCGCCGGCGACTACTCGGGCGGCATGCTCAGACGACTCGACATAGCGATGAGCCTCGTAGCGAAACCGGACGTCGTCTTTCTCGACGAACCCACCACCGGCCTGGACCCGCGGAGCCGCCACGAAATGTGGTCGATCGTTCGTGGCCTCACAGCATCCGGCGTCACGATCTTCCTCACCACCCAATACCTCGACGAGGCAGACGAATTGGCTGACACCGTGGGCGTTGTCAGCGGCGGCCGTCTGGTCGCCGAAGGAACACCGGAAGAACTCAAACGCCTTGTTCCCGGAGGCCACGTGGCACTGCAATTCGAGAACCTGGCTCAACTCGATCTTGCCGCGGCGTCACTTCCGCAGGCCCACTCGAATGCCGAAACCTTGACCCTGCACATCCCGTCCGACGGGGCGGTGCCGTCGATCAAAGCCATCCTCGACTCGATCGACGACCCGTCGATCACCGTCGAGAAATTCTCCGTTCACACCCCGGATCTGGACGACGTGTTCTTCGCGCTCACCGGATCAGGCCAACCCGAGATTGCGAGCGTTCGATGA
- a CDS encoding TetR/AcrR family transcriptional regulator produces the protein MDGGALPRAVELAWGLDRPGTRGPKKGLSLEQILDSAIELADAEGITALSMGRVAKSLGFTTMSLYRYVASKDELIELISDRVIGPPPVIPDGVPWRAKLEAWATHEYATMLSRPWWLKLPITAPPTGPNNMAWLDAGLGALDGVALSAASKFQVVTNVSLFVIGRARFSADLASRSAQSADDDVAYGALIARVINREDFPYLSAAIEEGGFEDGSPEGDAAGNDAFDFSFSLGLLLDGIEKLVQQSGH, from the coding sequence ATGGATGGCGGCGCGCTACCGAGGGCGGTCGAACTGGCCTGGGGACTGGATCGGCCCGGAACGCGGGGTCCGAAGAAGGGGCTCAGTCTCGAGCAGATCCTCGACAGCGCGATCGAGCTTGCCGACGCCGAAGGCATCACGGCACTGTCGATGGGCCGGGTAGCCAAATCTCTTGGGTTCACGACGATGTCGCTCTACCGCTACGTGGCGAGCAAAGACGAACTGATCGAGCTGATTTCGGATCGGGTGATCGGTCCGCCGCCGGTAATTCCCGACGGAGTGCCCTGGCGCGCCAAGCTCGAGGCGTGGGCGACCCACGAGTACGCGACGATGCTGAGTCGGCCGTGGTGGCTCAAGTTGCCCATCACCGCCCCGCCGACCGGGCCCAACAACATGGCGTGGCTCGACGCAGGACTTGGCGCTCTCGACGGTGTCGCCCTGAGCGCCGCGTCGAAGTTCCAGGTGGTGACCAATGTGTCGTTGTTCGTCATCGGTCGTGCTCGATTCTCGGCTGACCTGGCTTCGCGCTCGGCGCAGTCTGCCGACGACGACGTCGCTTACGGCGCCCTCATCGCTCGGGTCATCAATCGTGAGGACTTTCCGTACCTCAGTGCTGCAATCGAGGAGGGCGGCTTCGAGGACGGCAGTCCGGAGGGCGACGCCGCCGGTAACGATGCTTTCGATTTCAGTTTCTCGCTGGGCCTTCTGCTGGACGGAATCGAGAAGTTGGTTCAGCAGTCAGGACACTAG
- a CDS encoding sugar-binding transcriptional regulator, with amino-acid sequence MESPTSDPADPRISDAVQAARLYYFQDQTMAAIGRDMGVSRSTVSRLITYARTSGLVEIKISTPHGQAPRIEREFSERYGVRAHVVTVPELVGDLERLEKVATFAGRLLASFFDSDMVMGIAWGTTLSEVSKHLAPKRTYNSYVVQLNGAANTRTTGISYASDIIRTIADAYGALPQGFPVPAFFDFPETREHLWRERSIKRVLDMQKRMDLAVFSIGVPGGNVPSHVYTAGYLEPDEAEALRRDGVVGDIATVFFRSDGSYRGIELNERASGPRLDLFEKVARRVCIVAGTAKLPALEGALRGGLITDLIIDDVSATALVS; translated from the coding sequence ATGGAATCCCCCACCTCCGACCCGGCGGACCCACGTATCTCCGACGCCGTTCAGGCCGCACGCCTCTACTACTTCCAAGATCAGACGATGGCTGCCATCGGCCGTGACATGGGTGTGTCCAGATCCACCGTCTCGCGCCTGATCACGTACGCACGAACTTCGGGGCTCGTCGAGATCAAGATCAGCACCCCGCACGGCCAAGCGCCTCGCATCGAGCGTGAATTCTCGGAGCGGTACGGAGTGCGTGCCCACGTGGTCACGGTGCCGGAACTGGTGGGAGATCTCGAACGGCTGGAGAAGGTCGCGACTTTTGCAGGACGGCTGCTGGCATCATTCTTCGACAGCGACATGGTGATGGGGATCGCCTGGGGAACCACTCTCAGCGAAGTCAGCAAGCACCTGGCCCCCAAACGCACCTACAACTCGTACGTCGTGCAACTCAACGGTGCCGCAAACACTCGCACCACGGGAATCTCGTACGCCAGCGACATCATCAGAACCATCGCCGACGCTTATGGCGCTCTCCCCCAAGGATTTCCAGTCCCCGCCTTCTTCGACTTTCCGGAAACCCGGGAGCACTTGTGGCGCGAGCGAAGCATCAAGCGCGTGCTGGACATGCAGAAGCGCATGGACCTGGCAGTTTTCAGCATCGGTGTCCCTGGCGGCAACGTGCCGAGTCACGTCTACACCGCCGGATACCTCGAACCTGATGAGGCAGAAGCACTTCGACGCGACGGTGTGGTCGGCGACATCGCAACCGTCTTCTTCCGGTCAGACGGGAGCTATCGCGGAATCGAACTCAACGAGCGCGCGAGCGGTCCGCGACTGGATCTTTTCGAGAAGGTCGCCAGACGCGTGTGCATCGTGGCCGGAACGGCAAAGCTGCCCGCACTCGAAGGAGCGCTCCGAGGTGGGCTGATCACCGATCTGATCATCGACGACGTCAGTGCCACCGCACTAGTGTCCTGA